The proteins below come from a single Pedobacter aquae genomic window:
- a CDS encoding PLDc N-terminal domain-containing protein, which translates to MMLSVLLQLSQTGYFMLLAGLFFFPLLVALVTAKDIFFNENLSANLKLVWLLIVILIPLLGAIIYFFWAKPVAARKKF; encoded by the coding sequence ATGATGTTATCTGTATTATTACAACTATCACAAACCGGCTATTTTATGCTGCTTGCTGGTTTGTTCTTTTTCCCTTTATTGGTGGCTTTGGTAACCGCTAAAGATATTTTCTTTAACGAGAACTTGTCTGCCAACCTCAAATTGGTTTGGTTATTAATTGTAATTCTGATACCACTTCTTGGCGCTATCATTTATTTCTTTTGGGCTAAGCCTGTTGCTGCTCGTAAGAAATTTTAA
- a CDS encoding EamA family transporter, with protein sequence MSLKLKCFLAALSANIIWGFVAVPIRFVQNYEAEQILFCRIIASLIICWLFIACFQRKQLRVDINTLTSAPKKERKTLILLLLTSGVLITFNWYAFIYVINHVSLNSAAFAYMICPLITALSGFMILKEDINNQKIVGIMIALISVLILATGSLHEVLWSIITASFYAFYLIVQRVIKAFNKINMLGLQLIIAFIVILPLYLNLGLSLPTNLNFWFDIIIIAVLFTLIPLFLSLFALGGLPSSTVGIIIYINPVIAFGVAFLYFHEGITLIQGFAYLLLVIAVIIFNWKILSGTIRKLATREATDFE encoded by the coding sequence ATGAGCTTAAAATTAAAATGTTTTTTAGCGGCATTATCTGCAAATATTATTTGGGGTTTTGTAGCTGTTCCAATAAGGTTTGTACAGAACTACGAGGCAGAGCAAATACTTTTTTGTAGAATTATAGCTTCTTTAATTATCTGCTGGTTATTTATTGCTTGTTTCCAGAGAAAGCAGTTAAGGGTTGATATCAATACCTTAACATCAGCTCCAAAAAAAGAAAGAAAAACCTTAATTCTCTTATTGCTTACCTCTGGTGTTTTAATCACTTTTAATTGGTACGCTTTCATTTATGTTATCAATCATGTGAGCCTTAACTCTGCAGCTTTTGCTTACATGATTTGCCCTTTGATAACAGCTTTATCTGGCTTTATGATTTTAAAAGAGGATATCAATAACCAAAAAATTGTAGGAATTATGATAGCACTTATAAGTGTGCTTATTCTTGCAACGGGCTCATTACATGAAGTTCTATGGTCTATCATCACCGCAAGTTTTTATGCATTTTATTTAATTGTACAAAGGGTTATCAAAGCATTTAATAAGATTAATATGCTGGGTTTGCAATTAATTATTGCTTTTATAGTGATTTTACCTTTATACCTCAATTTAGGATTAAGCCTTCCTACTAACTTAAACTTTTGGTTTGATATTATCATTATAGCCGTTTTATTTACTTTGATACCTCTATTTTTAAGTTTATTTGCTTTAGGCGGTTTACCTTCTTCTACGGTTGGGATTATTATATATATTAATCCGGTTATTGCATTTGGTGTAGCATTTTTATATTTTCATGAGGGTATTACTTTAATTCAGGGATTTGCATATTTATTACTAGTAATTGCAGTCATCATATTTAATTGGAAAATATTATCGGGTACAATACGTAAATTAGCGACAAGAGAAGCTACAGATTTTGAATGA
- a CDS encoding OmpA family protein, with product MNYSTLKKTVALSLATAFAVAAHAQVTPATTSSSAKTFGGRGQYRTWTFGVNAGGSLPLSIIGGTNDFGKNVEFGEHTMGFYYGISVRKQLAHSFGLQGNLSRGNVIAYNKGVGTFIPGDARAFSTAKTEVQYDINLSGVVNVATVDFLRRENAVNFYVSAGYGLIAFNPTLYTTYAGGDGTPAVNNKGLYGDEGSNDYIRQAYIPVGAGVKFKLSDRVALDFGYDTKFIDGDNFDGVYAGGTSKDKFSVVRGGLEFSLGSKAKPDLNWVNPIAMMYDELKDPTLRQEVEALKGRVTNVEQSVQDLKKDSDGDGVADHLDKCPNTPAGAKVDGAGCELDTDGDGVPDWKDDCPTEKGTAELNGCPEMGSATMSGVDNIQFEYNSSVLRTSAYPTLDKISSALRANKTQGLQLDGHASEEGTDAYNMQLSVDRANAVKTYLVNSGVDAKRISTKGYGESRPIASNATEEGRVKNRRVEFRQK from the coding sequence ATGAATTATTCTACATTGAAGAAAACGGTCGCTTTATCATTAGCAACTGCTTTCGCTGTAGCGGCACATGCGCAGGTTACTCCTGCTACTACGTCGTCGTCTGCAAAAACTTTCGGAGGGAGAGGCCAGTACAGAACTTGGACTTTTGGTGTTAACGCTGGTGGTTCTTTACCTTTAAGCATTATTGGCGGTACTAATGATTTCGGTAAAAACGTTGAATTCGGTGAGCATACTATGGGTTTTTACTATGGTATCTCTGTAAGAAAGCAATTAGCGCACTCTTTTGGCTTACAAGGTAACTTAAGCAGAGGTAATGTTATTGCTTATAACAAAGGTGTTGGTACTTTCATACCAGGTGATGCAAGAGCATTTAGTACTGCAAAAACAGAAGTACAATACGATATTAATTTAAGTGGAGTTGTTAACGTAGCAACAGTAGATTTCTTAAGAAGAGAGAATGCAGTTAATTTCTACGTTTCTGCTGGTTACGGTTTAATCGCTTTTAACCCAACTTTATATACTACTTACGCTGGTGGCGATGGTACTCCTGCAGTAAACAACAAAGGTTTATATGGTGATGAAGGTTCTAATGACTACATCAGACAAGCTTACATTCCTGTAGGTGCTGGTGTTAAATTCAAACTATCTGACCGTGTTGCTTTAGATTTTGGTTATGATACTAAATTTATTGATGGAGATAACTTTGACGGTGTTTATGCTGGTGGTACTTCAAAAGATAAATTCTCTGTTGTACGTGGTGGTTTAGAATTCTCTTTAGGTTCTAAAGCTAAACCAGATTTAAACTGGGTTAATCCAATTGCAATGATGTATGATGAATTGAAAGATCCTACATTACGTCAAGAAGTTGAAGCTTTAAAAGGTCGTGTTACTAACGTTGAGCAATCTGTTCAAGATCTTAAAAAAGATTCTGATGGTGACGGTGTTGCTGATCACTTAGACAAATGCCCTAACACACCTGCTGGTGCTAAAGTTGATGGTGCTGGTTGCGAGTTAGATACTGACGGTGACGGTGTGCCAGATTGGAAAGATGATTGTCCTACTGAAAAAGGTACTGCAGAATTAAACGGTTGTCCTGAAATGGGTTCAGCTACTATGTCTGGTGTTGATAATATTCAATTCGAGTATAACTCATCAGTTTTAAGAACTTCTGCTTACCCTACATTAGATAAAATCTCTTCTGCTTTAAGAGCTAATAAAACTCAAGGTCTTCAATTAGATGGTCACGCTTCTGAAGAAGGTACTGATGCTTATAACATGCAATTATCTGTTGATAGAGCTAATGCAGTTAAAACTTATTTAGTTAACTCTGGTGTAGATGCAAAAAGAATTTCTACAAAAGGTTACGGTGAAAGCCGCCCTATTGCATCTAATGCAACTGAAGAAGGACGTGTTAAAAACCGTCGTGTTGAATTCAGACAGAAATAA
- the recG gene encoding ATP-dependent DNA helicase RecG has translation MNDQLFKTPIEYLKGVGPQRAEILKKEAAIFKYEDLLSYYPFRYIDRTQFYKVAEATPDLAHVQILVRLKSFEVIGEKQSKRLIAKAYDDSAEIELVWFQGIRWVEKNLKLNQVYIIFGKLNHFNGKAQMAHPEMELFSKENVTKGNLSLQPVYSSTEKLKQFSLDTKGIQKLTANVLEQLADKIEDVLPHYILQKYKLNSHKEALLHIHFPTDSKSLKRAQTTLKFEELFFIQLKMLRSKLLRTYKFKGNVFSQVGDKFNYFYENLLPFSLTNAQKRVIKEIRSDTQKGIQMNRLVQGDVGSGKTVVALMSMLLAIDNGYQACLMAPTEILATQHYHSLKALLKDDFVEIALLTGSTKKKERKVLFEKLASGDLAILIGTHALIEDTVQFKNLGLVVIDEQHRFGVEQRAKLWRKNVIPPHVLVMTATPIPRTLAMTLYGDLDVSMIDELPAGRKPIETIHLYETQRLRMFGLMKREIALGRQVYMVYPLIQESAKLDLKNLMDGLEVMAREFPLPQYKFSVVHGQLTAKDKEYEMQRFVKGETQIMVATTVIEVGVNVPNASVMIIENAERFGLSQLHQLRGRVGRGAEQSYCVLMSGVKLSKEAKIRLETMVRTNDGFEISEIDLQLRGPGDIEGTQQSGILDLKLADISQDQQILQEARKTVIEIFEEDPDLNLEKHQTLKKFFSVKRNGISLDKIS, from the coding sequence TTGAATGATCAATTATTTAAAACTCCTATAGAGTATCTAAAAGGTGTTGGTCCGCAAAGGGCAGAAATTCTTAAAAAGGAAGCAGCAATTTTCAAATATGAAGATTTACTATCCTATTATCCTTTTAGATATATTGATAGAACGCAGTTTTATAAAGTAGCAGAAGCAACCCCAGATTTAGCACATGTTCAAATATTAGTAAGGCTAAAGTCTTTTGAGGTCATCGGCGAAAAGCAAAGTAAAAGATTAATAGCCAAAGCTTATGATGATAGTGCCGAGATAGAATTGGTATGGTTTCAAGGAATTAGATGGGTAGAGAAAAACCTGAAATTAAATCAGGTTTATATCATTTTCGGGAAACTCAATCATTTCAATGGTAAAGCGCAAATGGCTCATCCAGAAATGGAGCTTTTTTCTAAGGAAAATGTAACCAAGGGCAATTTAAGCTTACAGCCTGTTTATTCATCAACAGAAAAGTTAAAACAATTTTCATTAGACACGAAGGGCATACAAAAGCTAACGGCTAATGTGTTAGAGCAATTGGCCGATAAAATAGAGGATGTTTTACCGCATTACATCCTACAGAAATACAAATTAAACTCACACAAAGAAGCTTTACTACACATACATTTCCCTACTGATAGCAAATCTTTAAAAAGAGCCCAAACAACCTTAAAATTTGAAGAGCTATTCTTTATTCAGCTAAAAATGTTGAGGAGTAAGCTATTAAGAACCTATAAGTTTAAAGGTAACGTGTTTAGCCAAGTTGGCGATAAGTTCAATTATTTTTACGAGAACCTATTACCATTTTCTTTAACTAATGCACAAAAGAGAGTGATTAAAGAGATAAGATCTGATACCCAAAAAGGTATTCAGATGAATAGATTGGTGCAAGGCGATGTTGGTTCTGGTAAAACAGTAGTTGCTTTAATGAGCATGCTTTTAGCTATTGATAATGGCTATCAAGCTTGTTTAATGGCGCCAACAGAAATTTTAGCAACGCAGCACTACCACTCTTTAAAAGCCTTGTTAAAGGATGATTTTGTAGAAATAGCTTTATTAACAGGCTCAACTAAAAAGAAAGAGCGTAAAGTACTTTTTGAAAAGTTAGCCAGCGGAGATTTAGCTATTTTAATTGGTACGCATGCTTTAATAGAGGATACCGTACAGTTCAAAAATTTAGGATTGGTTGTGATAGATGAGCAGCATCGTTTTGGTGTAGAGCAAAGAGCTAAACTCTGGCGTAAAAATGTGATACCGCCTCACGTTTTGGTAATGACAGCTACACCCATACCTCGTACCCTAGCCATGACTTTGTATGGAGATTTAGATGTATCCATGATTGATGAGTTACCTGCGGGTAGAAAACCTATAGAAACCATTCATCTCTATGAAACACAACGCCTGAGAATGTTTGGCTTGATGAAGCGAGAAATTGCCCTAGGCAGGCAAGTGTATATGGTTTATCCGCTTATTCAGGAAAGTGCTAAACTAGATTTAAAAAATTTAATGGATGGTTTAGAGGTAATGGCCAGAGAGTTTCCATTGCCACAATATAAATTTAGCGTTGTGCATGGGCAATTAACTGCAAAGGATAAAGAATATGAAATGCAGCGCTTTGTAAAGGGAGAAACCCAAATTATGGTAGCTACTACAGTTATTGAAGTTGGGGTAAATGTGCCTAATGCTTCTGTCATGATTATTGAAAATGCGGAGCGCTTTGGATTATCACAACTGCATCAATTAAGAGGAAGAGTGGGAAGAGGGGCAGAACAATCTTACTGTGTGTTGATGTCTGGCGTAAAACTAAGTAAAGAGGCAAAAATAAGATTAGAGACTATGGTAAGAACCAATGATGGTTTTGAAATCTCAGAAATTGATTTACAATTACGTGGTCCGGGAGATATAGAAGGAACTCAACAAAGTGGTATTTTAGACCTTAAATTGGCTGATATTTCTCAAGATCAACAAATACTGCAAGAAGCTAGAAAAACAGTGATAGAAATTTTTGAGGAAGACCCAGACTTAAATTTAGAAAAACATCAGACCTTAAAAAAGTTCTTCTCTGTAAAGAGAAACGGAATCTCATTAGATAAAATATCTTAA
- a CDS encoding DUF5686 and carboxypeptidase regulatory-like domain-containing protein, translating into MRIALLISFLLLSGLVSAQSITIKGRVSDGQGAPIPFATVYLKNSTVGTSANSEGEYALKLTTGKKEIIFRAVGYKLLEKSLELSTNLNLNITLESEIYQLKDVVVKAGGEDPAYAIIRKAIKERKKHLKENDAYTAEVYIKGLQKLLKAPKKFLGRDIDKLAKQAGLDSNRTGIVYLSESQSKLSYKAPEYKEEMLSSKVSGSNRAFSFNRASDMNINFYENLQSLGDLSNRPFISPIADNALFYYDYKLLGSSFENGQEINKIQLIPKRGYDPAFKGYIYIIENSWRIYSLDVLMTKESNIKILDSLKISQQYYTVNKNKWMPASVKYEFTGGLLGFRFGGYFIALYSNYNLNPNFKEKEFKEVLKITKEVNQKDTSYWAQVRPVPLTVDEEKDYQKKDSLARKRESKPYLDSLDSVNNKFKWKSFLLMGGYNPRNRFKNEFYSFNSLLGSFSYNTVEGFVMNYEAGYRKKIDTLNNRYLGVSGKLRYGFSNKLFNASMKANIPVLTSATLALGLGSDVVDLNNRGSVKPLYNSISSLFYERNLSKFYQKRFVNASLSGRIIGGLRGQVYSEWANKKWLPNTSSYTIIDKDNRDFTSNNPFMPLADVPLFPAYQSLKIGLGLSYNFSNKYVSYPSGRYYNQTLYPTLALNYTKGMKGVFASDVDYDLIELSLSKNDVKTGFYGSFNFYIGAGKFINNRAVFYPDLKHFRGNQIRVFEETGNTFMFLDYYTHSTSNQYIEGHFEHNFSGFFTNKIPLIRKLRLKELIGVNYLTTSTLQNYHELFVGLQYLNIKAYVGKSFIGNRESQSGLRLAIGL; encoded by the coding sequence ATGAGAATAGCTTTACTAATTTCTTTTTTACTTCTTTCTGGACTTGTGTCTGCACAAAGCATAACCATAAAAGGTAGAGTTAGTGATGGGCAAGGAGCCCCTATTCCCTTTGCTACTGTTTACCTTAAAAATTCTACCGTAGGTACATCAGCCAATAGTGAAGGCGAATATGCGCTAAAATTAACAACAGGTAAAAAGGAAATTATTTTTAGGGCAGTGGGCTATAAGCTGCTTGAAAAGTCTTTAGAACTATCTACCAACTTAAATCTCAATATTACCTTAGAAAGCGAAATTTATCAATTAAAAGATGTTGTGGTAAAAGCTGGTGGTGAAGACCCTGCTTATGCTATCATCAGAAAAGCCATCAAAGAAAGAAAAAAGCATCTTAAAGAAAATGATGCCTATACAGCAGAAGTTTATATTAAAGGCTTGCAAAAATTACTAAAAGCACCTAAAAAGTTTTTAGGTAGAGATATTGATAAACTAGCAAAGCAGGCAGGACTAGATTCTAACAGAACGGGAATAGTTTACCTCTCAGAATCGCAATCTAAACTTAGCTATAAAGCCCCTGAATATAAAGAGGAAATGCTATCCTCTAAGGTATCTGGCAGTAACCGAGCCTTCAGCTTTAACCGGGCTAGCGATATGAATATTAATTTCTATGAGAACTTACAAAGCCTGGGCGATTTAAGTAATAGACCATTTATTTCTCCTATCGCAGATAATGCACTTTTTTATTATGATTACAAATTGCTTGGTTCTTCATTTGAAAATGGCCAGGAAATAAACAAAATTCAATTGATACCTAAAAGAGGCTATGACCCAGCTTTTAAAGGTTATATCTACATTATAGAAAACAGTTGGCGCATTTATAGTTTAGATGTTTTGATGACTAAAGAGTCGAACATTAAAATTTTAGATAGCTTAAAAATTAGTCAGCAATACTATACTGTAAATAAAAATAAATGGATGCCTGCTTCTGTAAAATACGAGTTTACAGGCGGTTTATTAGGTTTTAGATTTGGTGGATATTTTATAGCTCTTTATAGTAATTATAATTTGAACCCCAATTTCAAAGAAAAGGAGTTTAAAGAAGTACTAAAAATCACGAAAGAAGTTAATCAAAAAGACACCAGCTATTGGGCTCAGGTACGCCCGGTTCCGCTTACTGTGGATGAAGAAAAAGATTATCAGAAAAAGGATAGCTTGGCAAGAAAAAGAGAATCAAAACCTTATTTAGATTCTTTAGACAGCGTAAACAATAAATTTAAATGGAAATCCTTTTTATTGATGGGAGGCTATAACCCACGCAATCGTTTTAAGAACGAATTTTATAGCTTCAATTCTCTGCTAGGTTCTTTTTCATACAATACGGTAGAAGGTTTTGTGATGAATTATGAGGCAGGCTACAGAAAGAAAATTGATACCCTAAATAACCGTTACCTTGGCGTAAGTGGTAAATTGCGTTATGGGTTTTCTAACAAGCTTTTTAATGCTAGTATGAAAGCCAATATTCCTGTTCTTACCAGTGCTACTTTAGCTCTAGGCTTAGGGTCTGATGTAGTTGACTTAAACAACCGCGGTTCTGTTAAACCTTTGTATAATAGCATCAGTAGTTTGTTTTACGAGCGTAACCTCTCTAAATTTTATCAAAAAAGATTTGTTAATGCCAGTTTATCAGGAAGAATTATAGGTGGTTTAAGAGGGCAGGTTTATAGCGAATGGGCTAATAAAAAATGGCTGCCTAATACTTCTTCATATACCATTATAGATAAGGATAACCGAGATTTTACCTCTAATAATCCTTTTATGCCTTTGGCAGATGTGCCCTTATTTCCTGCATATCAATCATTGAAAATTGGTTTAGGCTTATCTTATAACTTTAGTAATAAATACGTAAGCTATCCTAGTGGCAGGTATTATAATCAAACTCTATATCCAACTTTAGCGCTTAACTACACTAAAGGTATGAAGGGTGTTTTTGCCTCCGATGTTGATTATGATTTAATAGAGCTAAGTTTATCCAAAAACGATGTAAAAACCGGCTTCTACGGCAGCTTTAATTTTTATATTGGAGCCGGTAAGTTTATCAATAATAGGGCTGTTTTTTACCCAGATCTAAAGCACTTTAGAGGAAACCAAATTAGAGTTTTTGAAGAAACTGGAAATACTTTTATGTTCTTAGACTATTACACTCATAGTACATCAAACCAATATATAGAAGGGCATTTTGAGCATAATTTTTCTGGATTTTTTACCAACAAAATTCCGCTCATTAGAAAGCTGAGGTTAAAAGAGCTTATAGGTGTTAATTATCTAACCACCTCAACATTACAAAATTATCATGAGCTATTTGTTGGCCTACAATATTTGAATATTAAGGCTTATGTGGGTAAATCTTTTATTGGCAATCGAGAATCACAATCTGGTTTGAGATTAGCTATCGGTTTATAA
- a CDS encoding MFS transporter, which produces MAATSNDPYIALKFPEFRYFLGMRFFFTIGYQIQAVVLGWYVYNITKDPLSLGLIGLAEAIPSIGIALYGGYVADKSDKAVLIKWVVGLMVLASFALYVVTTPSIVALLGTSKVITAIYSIIFIVGIARGFFSPAAFSLMAQIIPREHYPNSSTWNSSIWQIAAIVGPALGGLLYGFIGVHTTLLIIVASISISFFGTFFFKSVPPTYVRKTSIYESLSEGLKFVFKTKMLVGALSLDLFSVFFGGAVALIPVIASEVLKVGAQEFGMMRAAPALGAVLTMLMMTRFSPMGKPWRNLLFAVAGFGISIIGYGLSRNLYLTLFFLFLEGAFDSVSVIIRSTILQLLTPDEMRGRVSAVNAMFIGSSNEIGQFESGLTAKLMGTVPAVLFGGSMTLVVAAVTWMKTQKLIPKTLHDISKGEENL; this is translated from the coding sequence TTGGCAGCTACTTCAAACGACCCCTACATAGCACTAAAATTTCCAGAATTTAGGTATTTCTTAGGGATGAGATTTTTCTTTACCATAGGTTATCAGATACAAGCCGTAGTATTGGGTTGGTATGTTTATAATATTACCAAAGACCCGCTTTCCTTGGGTTTAATAGGTTTAGCAGAAGCTATTCCTTCTATTGGCATTGCTTTATATGGCGGTTATGTGGCAGACAAATCAGACAAAGCGGTTTTAATAAAATGGGTGGTTGGTTTAATGGTTTTAGCGTCTTTTGCTTTATATGTTGTAACCACACCCAGTATTGTTGCATTATTAGGAACCTCCAAAGTTATTACTGCTATTTACAGTATCATTTTTATAGTTGGTATTGCAAGAGGTTTCTTCTCGCCAGCAGCTTTTTCTTTAATGGCGCAAATTATACCACGAGAGCATTATCCAAATTCTTCTACCTGGAATAGCTCTATTTGGCAAATTGCAGCTATTGTAGGGCCTGCTTTGGGAGGTTTATTATACGGCTTTATAGGTGTGCATACTACCTTATTAATTATTGTTGCAAGTATTTCTATTTCTTTTTTTGGCACCTTTTTCTTTAAAAGTGTACCGCCTACTTATGTACGTAAAACCAGTATTTACGAAAGTTTATCAGAAGGTTTAAAGTTTGTTTTTAAAACCAAAATGCTTGTTGGCGCCTTAAGTTTAGATTTGTTTTCGGTGTTTTTTGGTGGTGCTGTAGCTTTAATTCCGGTAATTGCAAGCGAGGTTTTAAAAGTAGGCGCTCAAGAGTTTGGCATGATGAGGGCTGCACCCGCTTTAGGCGCTGTTTTAACCATGTTAATGATGACCCGTTTCTCTCCCATGGGCAAACCTTGGCGCAATCTTTTGTTTGCTGTAGCTGGTTTTGGAATATCAATTATAGGCTATGGTTTATCAAGAAATTTATACCTCACGCTTTTCTTTTTGTTTTTAGAAGGCGCTTTTGATAGTGTAAGCGTCATTATTCGCTCTACCATTTTACAATTGCTTACGCCTGATGAAATGCGAGGCAGGGTATCAGCGGTTAATGCCATGTTTATAGGCTCTTCAAATGAGATTGGTCAGTTTGAATCTGGTTTAACAGCAAAATTGATGGGCACTGTACCAGCCGTTTTATTTGGTGGGAGCATGACTTTAGTAGTAGCGGCTGTTACCTGGATGAAGACTCAAAAACTTATTCCCAAAACTTTACATGATATTAGCAAGGGTGAAGAAAATTTGTAA
- a CDS encoding DUF6728 family protein yields MLYFFRKKDPNRPDNFNLRVMHWINKTAIIVFLLGLIWKLLDWFVLH; encoded by the coding sequence ATGTTATATTTCTTTAGAAAGAAAGACCCTAACAGGCCAGATAATTTTAATCTGAGAGTTATGCACTGGATAAACAAAACAGCTATCATTGTTTTTTTATTAGGCTTAATTTGGAAACTGTTAGATTGGTTTGTTTTGCATTAA